One window from the genome of Prosthecobacter vanneervenii encodes:
- the rsmI gene encoding 16S rRNA (cytidine(1402)-2'-O)-methyltransferase, which produces MSLETDLPAEESPSDEVELFEPVAASGRLVPGLHLVATPIGNMRDITQRALDTLRTADLVACEDTRHSGMLLKYHDIRARLISLNEHNEAQRIPQLLDHVRQGGSVALISDAGMPTVSDPGQRLVGAAVAAGLHVEGIPGPSAVLTALAASGLPTTPFYFGGFLPHKKGARTTELTAALQRDCTSVFFESPYRLVDTLAILADAAPDRRVVVARELTKKFEEFKRGPASILLTYYQTKTPKGEITLLIAPVDPPKWLTW; this is translated from the coding sequence ATGTCTTTGGAGACGGATTTACCGGCGGAGGAGTCACCCTCTGACGAGGTGGAGCTGTTTGAGCCAGTGGCCGCCAGCGGCCGTCTGGTTCCTGGTCTGCATCTCGTGGCCACCCCCATCGGAAATATGAGGGACATCACCCAGCGGGCGCTGGACACTCTGCGCACGGCGGACCTCGTGGCCTGCGAGGACACACGCCACTCCGGCATGCTGCTCAAATACCACGACATCCGAGCCCGCCTCATCAGCCTGAACGAGCATAATGAAGCCCAGCGCATCCCGCAACTGCTCGACCATGTCCGGCAGGGGGGCAGTGTGGCGCTCATCTCTGACGCCGGCATGCCCACGGTGTCGGACCCGGGGCAGCGACTTGTCGGTGCTGCGGTGGCTGCTGGCCTGCACGTTGAGGGCATCCCAGGCCCCAGTGCTGTGCTCACGGCTCTGGCGGCGTCTGGTCTGCCTACCACGCCCTTCTATTTTGGGGGATTTCTTCCTCATAAAAAAGGCGCCCGCACCACCGAACTGACCGCCGCCCTGCAGCGCGACTGCACCAGCGTCTTTTTCGAAAGCCCCTACCGTCTTGTAGACACCCTGGCCATCCTGGCGGATGCCGCGCCCGACCGCCGAGTTGTGGTGGCACGGGAGCTCACGAAAAAGTTTGAGGAATTCAAACGAGGTCCGGCAAGCATCCTGCTAACATATTACCAAACCAAGACGCCCAAGGGGGAAATCACCCTCCTCATCGCGCCGGTTGACCCTCCCAAGTGGTTGACCTGGTAA
- a CDS encoding glutamate-5-semialdehyde dehydrogenase yields the protein MTDSEIKSAILDMGRRARSASYALVKLSTEQKNAILVAMADELMARQETILAANSKDLERANQNGLSKAMIDRLTLDPKRLKAIADAVREVALLPDPVGEKLTDWTRPNGLHIRKVRVPIGVIGIIFESRPNVTTDAASLCFKTGNATILRGGSEAIDSNRALAAALQAGGERAGLPPDSIQLIPFTDRASVEHMAQMDQYLDLIIPRGGKGLIEKVVATARMPVIKHYDGVCHVYVHADGDLEMAANIIVNAKCQKPGVCNALETVLVHEGLAAKFYPLLGQRLAEAKVEIHADATAQQHLGVPAIAATEEDWSTEYLDLILAVKTVGGLDEAIAHINRYGSHHTDSIITADRAAAERFQHEVDSAVVLHNASTRFNDGGEFGFGAEIGISTDKLHARGPMGLAELCSYKYLVDGNGQVRG from the coding sequence ATGACCGATTCCGAAATCAAGTCCGCCATCCTCGACATGGGCCGCCGCGCCCGTTCCGCCTCCTACGCCCTCGTCAAACTGAGCACCGAGCAGAAAAACGCCATCCTCGTGGCCATGGCAGATGAGCTCATGGCACGGCAGGAAACAATCCTGGCCGCCAATTCCAAGGATCTGGAACGCGCGAATCAGAACGGCCTGAGCAAGGCCATGATCGACCGTCTGACGCTGGATCCCAAGCGCCTCAAGGCCATTGCCGACGCCGTGCGCGAAGTGGCGCTGCTGCCTGATCCCGTGGGTGAAAAGCTGACCGACTGGACACGCCCGAACGGTCTGCACATCCGCAAGGTGCGCGTGCCCATCGGCGTGATTGGCATCATCTTTGAGTCCCGCCCCAATGTGACCACGGATGCAGCCTCCCTGTGCTTCAAAACGGGTAATGCCACCATCCTGCGCGGTGGCAGCGAGGCGATCGACAGCAACCGCGCCCTGGCCGCAGCCCTGCAGGCGGGCGGAGAGCGCGCCGGTCTGCCGCCCGACAGCATCCAGCTCATCCCCTTCACCGACCGCGCCAGCGTGGAGCACATGGCGCAGATGGACCAGTATCTGGACCTCATCATCCCGCGCGGCGGCAAGGGACTGATCGAAAAAGTCGTGGCCACCGCACGCATGCCTGTCATCAAGCACTACGACGGCGTATGCCATGTGTATGTGCATGCCGATGGCGATCTCGAAATGGCGGCCAATATCATCGTCAATGCCAAGTGCCAGAAGCCCGGCGTGTGCAATGCGCTGGAGACAGTGCTGGTGCATGAAGGTCTCGCGGCGAAGTTTTACCCGCTGCTGGGCCAGCGCCTGGCCGAGGCCAAGGTGGAGATCCACGCAGATGCCACTGCGCAACAGCACCTGGGCGTGCCCGCCATCGCCGCCACGGAGGAGGACTGGAGCACGGAGTATCTCGATCTCATTCTAGCGGTGAAAACCGTAGGAGGGCTGGACGAAGCGATCGCGCACATCAATCGCTACGGCTCGCACCACACTGACAGTATCATCACCGCCGACCGCGCTGCAGCGGAGCGTTTCCAGCACGAGGTGGACAGCGCTGTGGTGCTGCACAATGCGAGCACACGCTTCAACGACGGCGGCGAGTTCGGATTTGGCGCTGAGATCGGCATCTCCACCGACAAGCTGCATGCACGCGGCCCCATGGGCCTCGCGGAGCTGTGCAGCTACAAATACCTGGTGGACGGCAACGGGCAGGTGCGGGGCTGA
- a CDS encoding L,D-transpeptidase family protein, protein MKQLLTLASTFLLSISPLFGLNIPDPLPKTTEPVEDILRLQIFLDAQLFGPGKLDGRPGEFTTKALKRYQSSHGMPETELADSNLDLSSVTELYTSYTIRQEDLKFVGELPRQPSEQSKKKYLPYDSLLEFLTERFHCAPELLEFLNKPMKMDSLKPGDVVKVPAVQPFLIEELTEIAKLPEVPEFQQRVIKIDTKEKLLGVWDGDKMLASLPITPGSGHLATPPGTWRILGITQMPTFRWDKSVLEYGVRSSTYYQLPIGPNNPVGVMWIGLNRPGIGIHGTNSPQSIGRSSSHGCMRTANWDVVRLVKLITKGMTVIIEGPPPAPRPVEVAKALPVAPPPAALPVQEQKRGFFTRLFGRK, encoded by the coding sequence ATGAAGCAACTGCTCACACTCGCCTCCACCTTTCTTCTGTCCATCTCCCCGTTGTTTGGACTGAACATTCCTGATCCGCTGCCGAAAACAACGGAGCCAGTGGAGGACATCCTGAGGCTGCAGATCTTTCTGGATGCGCAGCTTTTTGGCCCAGGAAAGCTGGACGGGCGGCCAGGAGAGTTCACCACCAAGGCGCTGAAGCGTTACCAGAGTTCTCATGGAATGCCTGAGACGGAGCTGGCTGACAGTAATCTGGATCTCTCCAGTGTGACCGAGTTATACACCAGCTACACGATCCGGCAGGAGGATCTCAAATTTGTGGGAGAACTGCCGCGCCAGCCCTCTGAGCAGAGCAAGAAGAAGTACCTGCCCTATGACTCGCTGCTGGAGTTTCTGACCGAGCGCTTTCACTGTGCGCCGGAGCTGCTGGAGTTTCTCAACAAGCCCATGAAAATGGACAGCCTCAAGCCGGGAGATGTGGTGAAGGTGCCTGCGGTGCAGCCCTTTCTCATCGAGGAGCTGACAGAGATCGCCAAATTGCCGGAGGTGCCGGAATTTCAGCAGCGTGTGATCAAGATCGACACCAAAGAGAAGCTGCTGGGCGTGTGGGATGGCGACAAGATGCTGGCCAGCCTGCCCATCACTCCGGGCAGCGGGCATCTGGCCACGCCGCCGGGCACGTGGCGCATCCTGGGCATCACGCAGATGCCAACCTTCCGCTGGGACAAAAGCGTGCTGGAATACGGCGTGCGCAGCAGCACGTACTATCAGCTGCCTATCGGCCCCAACAATCCCGTGGGCGTGATGTGGATCGGGTTGAACCGTCCGGGCATAGGCATTCATGGCACCAACTCTCCGCAGAGCATCGGCCGCAGCTCCAGCCACGGCTGCATGCGCACCGCCAACTGGGATGTGGTGCGGCTGGTGAAGCTGATCACGAAGGGCATGACGGTCATCATTGAAGGCCCGCCGCCTGCGCCGCGCCCGGTAGAGGTGGCCAAGGCTTTGCCTGTGGCACCACCTCCTGCGGCACTGCCAGTGCAGGAGCAAAAGCGCGGCTTTTTCACCCGCCTGTTTGGCAGGAAGTAA
- a CDS encoding DUF3313 family protein, with protein MRFLHSIFALLLVLLPACSSTNRMLKARPVALSPFFEQPSLAQDASAQLGFQKVWTTPDSRVLAAGRAKRKLYIAPVTLGYLRHVNRAFASGEVAWGGVRRQEMEVAMRLRDEFVSAFRRSPSPYYRLANQPGKDTLTLRLAVIELNPTSPKGNAALTMLKFVVTPVAGLAAYFTKGNIAIEGKVVDSASGRTFFQFADNESDKLTFINVRDYQPYGHAVNTMHYWATQFELMTRSPHGCKVRDSGSITLRLN; from the coding sequence ATGCGTTTTTTGCACTCCATCTTCGCACTGCTGCTGGTCCTGCTGCCGGCCTGCAGTTCGACAAACCGCATGCTCAAAGCCAGGCCGGTGGCTCTGTCGCCGTTTTTTGAGCAGCCATCTCTTGCCCAGGATGCCAGCGCGCAGCTCGGGTTTCAAAAGGTGTGGACCACGCCTGATTCCCGGGTGCTGGCGGCTGGCCGCGCCAAGCGCAAGCTTTACATCGCGCCCGTCACGCTGGGCTACCTGCGCCATGTGAATCGGGCCTTTGCCTCAGGAGAGGTCGCCTGGGGCGGAGTCAGACGGCAGGAAATGGAGGTTGCCATGCGTCTGCGGGATGAATTTGTGTCCGCCTTCCGCCGTTCACCTTCGCCTTACTACCGTCTGGCGAACCAGCCAGGCAAAGACACGCTCACGCTGCGGCTAGCCGTTATTGAGCTCAATCCCACCAGCCCCAAGGGCAATGCTGCGCTTACCATGCTGAAGTTTGTGGTTACCCCGGTGGCCGGGCTGGCCGCCTACTTCACCAAAGGCAACATAGCCATTGAGGGCAAGGTGGTGGACTCCGCTTCCGGGCGCACCTTTTTTCAGTTTGCTGACAACGAGAGCGACAAGCTAACCTTCATCAATGTGCGCGACTACCAGCCCTACGGCCACGCCGTGAACACCATGCACTACTGGGCCACTCAGTTTGAGCTGATGACGCGCTCCCCACACGGCTGCAAGGTTCGGGATTCAGGCTCCATCACTTTGCGGTTAAACTGA
- a CDS encoding sulfatase family protein, which translates to MRTLFILLLGLADLTFAAPRRGPINLVFILTDNQGAWTLGCYGNPDIRTPNINQMAAEGIRFTHALSSNPVCSPTRATFLTGLIPSQHGVHSFLDPKYMMGPEAYNTLQEFTSLGEVLHAAGYTCGLSGKWHLGANMTPSEGFTTWTTKPDGSTQEFYDQKVIENGQMRVEAGYTTDFWTRKGIEFIQACKERPFFLFLAYNGPYSLGKLMLNEARNRHAAFYADKPLHSFPRDAMHPWQHDNKAFHNTDAARRRMASEVSGVDDGVGEILTALKANGLDDNTLVVYASDQGWMGGQNGMWGMGDHFRPIGAHELMMQIPFIFRQPGAIPPGQTCDALVSNYDFMPSVLAHLGLGDKMPQQPKSPGRDFSPALRGQPLAGWDNTVFYEMETTRAIRTERWKYVARIPSGPTELYDMQADPQERFNLFGQPGTEETTTDLSKELEAFFDEYADPKYDIWHGGGSKAKRHAP; encoded by the coding sequence ATGCGGACCCTTTTTATCCTCTTACTAGGGCTGGCCGACCTAACTTTCGCCGCCCCAAGGCGAGGTCCGATCAACCTAGTCTTTATTTTGACTGACAACCAAGGGGCTTGGACGCTGGGGTGCTATGGAAACCCAGACATCCGGACACCCAACATCAACCAGATGGCAGCCGAAGGCATCCGGTTTACCCATGCGCTGAGCAGCAATCCGGTATGCTCGCCCACACGAGCCACCTTTTTGACTGGGCTGATCCCCTCCCAGCATGGAGTGCACTCCTTTCTGGACCCAAAGTACATGATGGGACCGGAGGCATATAACACCCTGCAGGAATTCACCTCCTTGGGCGAAGTGCTGCACGCCGCCGGATACACCTGTGGGTTGAGTGGCAAATGGCATCTGGGAGCGAACATGACGCCGAGCGAGGGCTTCACCACCTGGACGACAAAACCGGATGGCAGCACGCAGGAATTCTACGATCAGAAGGTGATCGAAAACGGCCAAATGCGTGTGGAAGCAGGCTACACCACAGATTTTTGGACACGGAAAGGAATCGAGTTCATCCAGGCCTGCAAGGAACGGCCGTTCTTTCTTTTTCTGGCCTACAACGGTCCCTACTCGCTGGGCAAGCTGATGCTGAACGAAGCGCGCAACCGCCATGCGGCTTTCTATGCGGACAAGCCGCTGCACTCTTTTCCCCGGGATGCCATGCACCCCTGGCAGCATGACAACAAGGCCTTTCACAACACCGATGCCGCACGCCGTCGCATGGCCAGCGAGGTGAGCGGCGTGGATGATGGCGTGGGCGAGATCCTCACGGCGCTCAAAGCGAACGGGCTGGATGACAACACGCTGGTCGTTTATGCCAGCGACCAGGGCTGGATGGGAGGCCAGAACGGCATGTGGGGCATGGGCGACCACTTTCGCCCCATTGGAGCGCATGAACTGATGATGCAGATCCCCTTCATCTTCCGCCAGCCTGGGGCCATCCCACCAGGCCAGACCTGTGATGCGCTGGTGAGCAACTATGACTTCATGCCCAGCGTGCTCGCTCACCTAGGACTGGGAGACAAGATGCCTCAGCAGCCAAAGTCACCGGGGCGTGACTTTTCCCCTGCCCTGCGCGGCCAGCCGCTGGCAGGCTGGGACAACACGGTTTTTTACGAAATGGAAACCACCCGTGCCATCCGCACAGAGCGCTGGAAGTATGTGGCGCGCATTCCCAGCGGTCCCACTGAGCTTTACGACATGCAGGCTGATCCGCAGGAGCGATTCAATCTATTCGGCCAGCCCGGCACCGAAGAAACAACAACTGATCTCTCGAAAGAGCTGGAGGCGTTTTTCGACGAGTATGCTGATCCTAAATACGACATCTGGCATGGCGGTGGCTCAAAGGCCAAACGCCATGCTCCGTGA
- a CDS encoding glycogen/starch/alpha-glucan phosphorylase produces the protein MEALANCAVLNTTDSLKLSITNHLRFTLGAYIETASENDWYVATSLAVRDRVMERATQSRRQHRAQGVRRVHYLSLEYLMGRLLENNLRNAGIYDTAKQALSEMGKDLDALVQKEPDMGLGNGGLGRLAACFMDSLSTMDLPAIGYGIHYEFGLFRQEFVNGKQVEHPDAWMRDGSPWKIARPSYRQTVHLYGQVIQKFDEFGQPHHEWMDTKCLLGLPWDIPIVGYDSNTVNVLRLWQAQADEDFNFKVFNEGSYIEALREKAIAETVSKVLYPNDATESGKELRLVQQYFFVACSLADIVRRFKGGYTLPWSEFPSKAAVQLNDTHPAVAIPELMRILVDEEKLEWSQAWDICQKTFSYTNHTLLPEALETWSVALFERVLPRHLQIIYEINRRFLEGDVEARWPGDGEKKRHLSLIEESGGKKVRMAHLSVLGSHATNGVAALHTRLLCERLFPEFFELYPDRFLNLTNGVTFRRWLDVCNPELSSLITESIGSGWLKDSSKLIQLDRFADDASFREKFHAIKRGHKVRLAKIIQDSCGVSVSPDALFDVQIKRLHEYKRQHLNLLHIVSLYRKIIANPNLDITPRVFIFGAKAAPGYYLAKNIIHAINAVAAKVNHDPRVDGRLKVIYIPNYGVSIAERIIPAADLSEQISTAGKEASGTGNMKLALNGALTIGTLDGANVEILEEVGPENIFIFGLTVEEVTELNARGYNPWDYYNASEELRLSIDWLASDYFTGNQDEFKPLRDSLLSHGDPFLVMADYDKYAASQAEVDKAYRDQAHWQKMAIHNTARVGKFSSDRTILEYAKNVWKLPQVQV, from the coding sequence ATGGAAGCCCTCGCCAACTGCGCCGTCCTCAACACAACCGACAGCCTCAAACTTTCCATCACCAATCACCTGCGCTTCACCCTCGGGGCCTACATTGAAACGGCCAGCGAAAACGATTGGTATGTGGCCACTTCTCTTGCGGTGAGAGATCGTGTCATGGAGCGTGCCACCCAGTCCCGCCGCCAGCATCGCGCACAGGGAGTGCGCCGAGTGCACTACCTCTCTCTGGAGTATCTCATGGGCCGATTGCTGGAGAACAACCTGCGCAATGCTGGCATCTACGACACCGCCAAGCAGGCGCTCTCGGAAATGGGCAAGGATCTCGACGCTCTCGTGCAGAAGGAGCCTGACATGGGTCTTGGTAACGGTGGCCTCGGTCGTCTCGCCGCATGTTTCATGGACTCCCTCAGCACCATGGATCTGCCCGCCATCGGCTACGGCATTCACTACGAGTTCGGCCTCTTCCGCCAGGAGTTTGTGAACGGCAAGCAGGTGGAGCATCCAGATGCTTGGATGCGCGATGGCAGCCCCTGGAAGATTGCCCGTCCGTCCTACCGCCAGACCGTGCATCTCTACGGACAGGTCATTCAAAAGTTTGACGAGTTTGGCCAGCCGCATCACGAGTGGATGGACACCAAGTGCTTGCTTGGCCTGCCATGGGATATTCCCATCGTCGGTTATGACAGCAATACCGTGAATGTGCTGCGTCTCTGGCAGGCACAGGCAGATGAAGACTTCAATTTCAAAGTCTTCAACGAAGGCAGCTACATCGAGGCCCTGCGTGAGAAGGCCATCGCAGAAACTGTCTCCAAGGTGCTCTACCCGAACGACGCCACCGAAAGCGGCAAGGAACTCCGCCTTGTGCAGCAGTACTTCTTCGTGGCCTGCTCACTGGCGGACATCGTGCGCCGCTTTAAAGGGGGCTACACACTGCCGTGGAGCGAGTTTCCTTCCAAAGCCGCCGTGCAGCTCAATGACACCCACCCCGCAGTGGCCATCCCAGAGCTCATGCGCATTCTCGTTGATGAGGAAAAGCTGGAGTGGAGCCAGGCCTGGGACATCTGCCAGAAGACCTTCTCCTACACCAATCACACGTTGCTGCCGGAAGCGCTGGAGACATGGAGCGTCGCTCTTTTTGAGCGTGTGCTGCCGCGCCACCTCCAGATCATCTATGAGATCAATCGCCGCTTCCTTGAGGGCGATGTCGAAGCTCGTTGGCCTGGAGATGGCGAGAAAAAGCGCCACCTCTCCCTCATCGAAGAAAGCGGCGGCAAAAAAGTGCGTATGGCACACCTCTCAGTCCTTGGAAGCCATGCCACCAATGGCGTGGCCGCATTGCACACCCGCCTGCTTTGTGAGCGCCTCTTCCCCGAGTTCTTCGAGCTTTACCCTGATCGCTTTCTCAATCTTACCAACGGTGTCACTTTCCGCCGATGGCTGGATGTCTGCAATCCGGAGCTCTCCTCCCTCATCACCGAATCCATCGGTAGTGGCTGGCTCAAAGACTCCAGCAAGCTTATCCAATTGGATCGCTTTGCCGACGATGCGTCCTTCCGAGAGAAATTCCACGCCATCAAGCGAGGCCACAAAGTGCGCCTGGCCAAGATCATCCAGGATTCCTGCGGCGTCAGTGTCAGCCCCGATGCGCTCTTTGATGTGCAGATCAAGCGTCTGCATGAATACAAGCGCCAGCACCTGAATCTGCTGCATATCGTCAGCCTTTACCGCAAGATCATCGCCAACCCGAATCTCGACATCACGCCACGGGTGTTTATTTTCGGGGCCAAGGCTGCTCCAGGCTACTACCTGGCCAAGAACATCATCCACGCCATCAATGCCGTCGCGGCCAAGGTGAATCACGATCCGCGTGTGGATGGCAGGCTGAAGGTCATCTACATTCCAAACTACGGTGTTTCCATCGCCGAGCGCATCATCCCTGCGGCCGATCTCTCCGAGCAGATCTCCACCGCAGGCAAGGAGGCCTCTGGTACTGGCAACATGAAGCTGGCGCTCAACGGCGCGCTCACCATTGGCACACTCGACGGTGCCAATGTGGAAATCCTCGAAGAGGTGGGACCGGAAAATATCTTCATCTTCGGACTCACCGTCGAAGAAGTGACAGAGCTCAACGCGCGTGGCTACAATCCCTGGGACTACTACAACGCCAGCGAAGAACTGCGCCTCAGCATTGACTGGCTGGCCTCCGATTACTTCACCGGAAATCAGGATGAGTTTAAGCCGCTGCGCGACAGCCTGCTGTCTCATGGCGATCCATTCCTCGTCATGGCGGACTATGACAAGTACGCCGCCAGCCAGGCCGAGGTGGACAAAGCCTATCGTGACCAGGCGCACTGGCAGAAGATGGCCATCCACAACACCGCACGGGTTGGCAAATTCAGCAGCGACCGCACCATTCTCGAGTACGCCAAGAACGTCTGGAAACTTCCTCAGGTGCAGGTCTAG
- a CDS encoding alpha/beta hydrolase, whose protein sequence is MRVLLLLALSFPLLAQCQKAPLPPGYRRVQNLDYVGAGDPRQMLDLYLPEAKSDKPRPLLVYIHGGGWSAGSKDDAQVLLGLIKGGTPYAGASLNYRLTSQDQWPAQIHDCKAAIRWLRAHAQDYNLDPELIAAFGISAGGHLVSMLGLTGGVKELEGELGQHLDQSSRVTCVMDFCGPSDFLTFGGKGSIIDPDDPTGPLAKLIGGPLKDHKEEARKASPISYITPDDAPFLIIHGDKDNVVPYSQATELDAALDTAKIPSILLTGTEGGHVFLSGPLVERMYAFNARHLLGKDVQIPEGAVPSK, encoded by the coding sequence ATGCGTGTCCTGCTTTTGCTAGCCCTCAGCTTCCCCCTTCTGGCCCAATGCCAGAAGGCACCGCTGCCGCCGGGATACCGGAGGGTGCAAAACCTCGACTACGTCGGTGCCGGCGATCCACGCCAGATGCTGGACCTTTATCTACCCGAGGCCAAGTCTGACAAGCCGCGCCCGCTGCTGGTTTACATCCACGGCGGCGGCTGGTCGGCGGGCAGCAAGGACGATGCCCAGGTGCTGCTGGGCCTGATCAAAGGTGGCACGCCCTACGCCGGAGCCAGTCTGAACTACCGCCTGACCAGCCAGGACCAGTGGCCTGCGCAAATCCACGACTGCAAGGCCGCCATCCGCTGGCTGCGAGCCCACGCGCAGGATTACAACCTCGATCCCGAATTGATCGCCGCCTTTGGCATCTCCGCCGGAGGGCATCTGGTGAGCATGCTGGGACTTACCGGTGGTGTGAAGGAGCTGGAGGGCGAACTGGGCCAGCACCTTGATCAAAGCAGCCGGGTGACATGCGTCATGGATTTCTGCGGCCCGTCCGACTTCCTGACCTTTGGCGGCAAGGGGAGCATCATCGACCCGGATGATCCCACCGGCCCCTTGGCCAAGCTGATCGGTGGCCCCCTGAAGGATCACAAGGAGGAGGCGCGGAAGGCCTCTCCCATAAGCTATATCACGCCAGATGACGCCCCCTTCCTGATCATTCATGGGGACAAAGACAATGTGGTGCCCTACTCCCAGGCCACGGAGCTGGATGCGGCGCTCGACACCGCCAAAATCCCCTCCATTCTGCTGACAGGCACCGAGGGAGGCCATGTCTTTCTGAGCGGACCGCTGGTGGAGCGCATGTACGCCTTCAACGCACGGCACCTGCTGGGCAAAGACGTCCAGATCCCCGAAGGAGCCGTTCCTTCCAAGTAA
- a CDS encoding tetratricopeptide repeat protein, translating into MMKYPHHARVPVLLASAVSFLALTTASPAIWPFSGKKDKVVPVDSERDSQELAASDLFREAQEADNSGRTAKAKAIYQSIVKQYPFTKTAAEASYRNAVIVRHTGKMDDAFEALQNFIHTYRDSPHFNEALEQQYEIAEEAKGGKKQPGFLLMPMKMNSSEVIKFYEKIIQNAPYGKYAPLAQFSIAEVQQDLKEKDKAVAAYQKVVENYPNTSQAAEAQFRIGSISNIAAQRSEDASNLLAARDAVRTYIASNPSGERKQESELILSQVNTAEANQSLTVAKFYRRIGKTKAAAIYLNEALKFGSPEVSSEARSILAELASADPDGVASVKKGPGQDYTVLTAENLKSRDDYVGPLAPELTRLGQKPKMRTGDEGFMPIPLQEPTLPVKPGAATPGPGSLLPPVPDTEKPALLPVPPTPNAPMQKVPGSSAPVLPVPPPPVTTKPAS; encoded by the coding sequence ATGATGAAATATCCCCACCACGCCCGCGTGCCGGTTCTCCTGGCTAGCGCCGTTTCATTCCTTGCTCTGACGACTGCATCCCCCGCCATCTGGCCATTCTCCGGCAAGAAGGACAAGGTGGTGCCGGTGGACAGCGAGCGCGACTCGCAGGAACTTGCCGCCTCAGATCTTTTCCGCGAGGCTCAGGAAGCAGACAACTCTGGCCGCACAGCCAAAGCCAAGGCCATTTATCAGAGCATCGTCAAACAATATCCCTTCACCAAGACTGCCGCCGAGGCTTCTTATCGCAATGCTGTCATCGTCCGCCACACGGGCAAGATGGACGACGCTTTCGAAGCCCTGCAGAATTTCATCCACACCTACCGCGACAGTCCGCACTTCAACGAGGCTCTCGAGCAGCAGTACGAAATCGCCGAAGAAGCCAAAGGAGGCAAAAAGCAGCCCGGCTTCCTGCTCATGCCGATGAAGATGAACTCTTCGGAGGTGATCAAATTCTACGAGAAGATCATCCAAAACGCCCCTTACGGCAAATATGCGCCGCTCGCCCAGTTCAGCATCGCTGAAGTACAGCAGGATCTGAAGGAAAAGGACAAAGCCGTGGCCGCCTATCAGAAGGTGGTGGAAAACTACCCCAATACCTCGCAGGCAGCTGAAGCTCAGTTCCGCATTGGTTCCATCAGCAACATCGCAGCGCAGCGCAGTGAGGACGCCTCCAACCTCCTTGCTGCCCGTGACGCTGTCCGTACCTACATCGCCTCCAATCCCTCCGGCGAGCGCAAGCAGGAATCTGAGTTGATTCTGAGCCAGGTGAATACCGCCGAGGCCAATCAATCGCTCACTGTGGCAAAGTTTTACCGCCGTATCGGCAAGACTAAGGCTGCCGCCATCTATCTGAACGAGGCGCTCAAATTTGGCTCTCCAGAAGTCTCCTCCGAGGCACGCAGCATTCTGGCAGAGCTTGCTTCCGCAGATCCCGATGGCGTGGCCAGCGTCAAGAAGGGTCCGGGACAGGACTACACCGTCCTCACGGCTGAAAATCTCAAGAGCCGCGACGATTATGTGGGCCCTCTGGCTCCGGAACTCACCCGCCTCGGCCAGAAGCCAAAGATGCGCACCGGAGACGAGGGCTTCATGCCCATCCCGCTGCAGGAGCCTACTCTGCCTGTCAAACCTGGTGCTGCCACTCCAGGGCCGGGATCGCTGCTGCCGCCGGTGCCTGATACCGAAAAGCCTGCTCTTCTGCCTGTGCCGCCAACGCCGAACGCCCCCATGCAGAAAGTTCCTGGCTCCTCGGCTCCGGTGCTGCCCGTGCCGCCACCGCCGGTCACGACCAAGCCTGCTTCATAA
- the lptE gene encoding LptE family protein yields MKSIFLLLAAAFCLMLPGCAGYTLGAQKPVHLRKITKLAVPTFENLTLEQRLSSLVTNALIKQLQNHGSYQIVSRGEAEAVLEGKITNINRTQFRSDINNVLRSSQIQATLVCPFTIREKESGKVLHTGNAYADSYIILEANLQLSETQLLEDAAQRLAYNLADQISEGW; encoded by the coding sequence ATGAAATCTATTTTTCTTCTGCTTGCCGCAGCTTTCTGCCTCATGCTTCCCGGCTGTGCTGGCTACACCTTGGGTGCTCAAAAGCCCGTTCATTTGCGCAAGATCACCAAGCTGGCGGTGCCTACCTTTGAAAATCTGACTTTGGAGCAGCGCCTGAGTTCACTCGTGACGAATGCACTCATCAAGCAGCTGCAAAACCACGGCTCTTACCAAATCGTGTCAAGAGGCGAGGCTGAGGCGGTCTTGGAAGGAAAGATTACCAACATCAACCGCACCCAGTTCCGCTCGGACATCAACAATGTGCTGCGTAGCTCACAGATCCAGGCTACGCTGGTATGCCCATTCACTATTCGCGAAAAAGAATCTGGCAAGGTTCTCCATACAGGCAATGCCTACGCCGACTCCTACATCATTCTCGAAGCCAACTTGCAGCTCTCTGAAACCCAGTTGCTCGAAGATGCGGCTCAGCGTCTCGCCTACAATCTGGCAGACCAGATCTCCGAAGGCTGGTAA